The following is a genomic window from Gehongia tenuis.
TGGCCGGACGCACGGTCCTGCCAAAACGTCCAGGAAAGCTAAGACAGCCCTCGATGCATTCCTGGGTTCCTTCGGATGCCACGATCCTCGGATTGACCAGCTTCATGGGTCCTTCAGGGCCACCCATATCCACCACCACCAGGCGTTTGAGAATGCCGATCTGGCTCGCCGCCAAAGCCGCACCGTTTTCCGTCGCATGGAGCGTATCCATCATGTCCTCCAGCAGCTCCCGGATACGGTCATCCACTTTCTCCACTTCCCGGCATTTCTTGCGCAGAATCTCATCGTCATTGAATCTCAGTTGTCGAAGGGCCATCATCATTCCTCCAAGTTACTTAATGCTTATCCTAGTTTACCATAAAAGAGGAGAAAAAGATCAACAAAGAAGGGAAGAACAAGATGTTCTTCCCTCTCTCCTTGGCTCCCCCTGTTGGACTCGAACCAACGACATTTCGGTTAACAGCCGAACGCTCTACCAACTGAGCTAAGGAGGATTATGGAATC
Proteins encoded in this region:
- the def gene encoding peptide deformylase: MALRQLRFNDDEILRKKCREVEKVDDRIRELLEDMMDTLHATENGAALAASQIGILKRLVVVDMGGPEGPMKLVNPRIVASEGTQECIEGCLSFPGRFGRTVRPAKVTVEALDEWGKPLTLTGEGDLAKCFCHEIDHLDGKVFIDIVTEYLD